The Nitrospiraceae bacterium genome window below encodes:
- the mltG gene encoding endolytic transglycosylase MltG encodes MMRTKAIIGLSVVVLLLTGIAGYQMLRWAQSPVASGPVTPPSQTVIIPEGSSFQQVANLLKQDGLIRSRSAFLLLGKARDSAKRVRPGEYELDAGMTPEDILAKLLAGKVVLHPVTVPEGYTLAQIAEVLAEQHLTDPTEFSKLVRDRAFIASLGIEADSLEGYLFPETYNFPRGVKAKDVIRAMVDELHRVWTPDLQEQAARLRLSRHQVLTLASVVEKETGAKDERELIAAVFHNRLRKKIPLQSDPTVIYGLPAFDGNIHKRDLSSPSPYNTYRVQGLPPGPIASPGAHAIRATLFPAAAPYLYFVSRNDGTHQFSSTLEEHNRAVEKYQKEPFRKRAKAHLVAHGA; translated from the coding sequence ATGATGCGAACGAAAGCGATCATCGGGCTGTCCGTGGTGGTGTTGCTCCTGACGGGGATTGCGGGCTACCAGATGCTGCGGTGGGCACAGAGCCCCGTCGCTAGCGGGCCCGTCACACCTCCTTCCCAAACCGTCATCATCCCAGAAGGCAGCAGCTTCCAGCAGGTGGCGAACCTGCTCAAGCAGGACGGGTTGATTCGCAGCCGGTCCGCCTTCCTCCTTCTCGGCAAGGCGCGTGACAGCGCCAAGCGGGTTCGTCCCGGCGAATATGAACTGGATGCCGGCATGACTCCCGAGGATATTCTCGCCAAACTGCTGGCAGGCAAGGTCGTGCTGCATCCCGTCACGGTGCCGGAGGGCTATACCCTGGCGCAGATTGCGGAGGTGTTGGCCGAGCAGCACCTCACGGACCCGACCGAATTTTCCAAACTCGTGCGCGACCGGGCGTTCATTGCGTCGCTTGGAATCGAGGCGGACTCGCTGGAGGGCTATCTGTTCCCCGAGACGTACAACTTTCCGCGGGGGGTGAAAGCCAAAGACGTGATCCGGGCGATGGTCGACGAACTTCATCGGGTGTGGACGCCGGATCTCCAAGAGCAGGCGGCTCGGCTGCGCCTGTCGCGCCATCAAGTCCTGACCCTGGCTTCGGTGGTCGAAAAGGAAACAGGCGCGAAGGACGAACGGGAATTGATCGCGGCGGTGTTCCACAATCGCTTACGAAAGAAGATCCCGCTGCAAAGTGATCCGACCGTGATCTACGGTCTTCCGGCGTTCGATGGCAACATTCACAAGCGGGACCTGTCCAGTCCCAGCCCCTATAATACCTACCGCGTGCAGGGTCTTCCGCCAGGGCCGATCGCAAGTCCAGGAGCCCATGCCATTCGGGCTACACTGTTTCCTGCGGCGGCACCCTACTTGTATTTCGTGTCGCGCAACGACGGCACACACCAATTTTCCTCAACATTGGAAGAACACAACCGGGCGGTGGAAAAATATCAAAAGGAACCCTTCCGGAAGCGGGCGAAGGCGCACCTGGTTGCGCACGGCGCCTGA
- the ruvX gene encoding Holliday junction resolvase RuvX, giving the protein MLKGQRILAIDYGTKRVGFALSDELGWTAQPLETFQRRSPEADLRHIQDLVREHEVGRVLIGMPFRLDGELGPAARAVAQFVRQVEAALSVPVVTWDERMTTRSAEDLLIAADVSRRKRKGIVDRIAAAILLQSYLRSLDETTGISQDFDGEAPLDGSASSSEEHTHDANESDHRAVRGGVAPDGDCGLPDAAVGTEPRR; this is encoded by the coding sequence TTGCTTAAAGGGCAGCGCATTCTCGCAATTGATTATGGAACCAAGCGGGTCGGCTTTGCCCTGAGCGACGAACTGGGTTGGACCGCTCAGCCGCTCGAAACGTTTCAACGCCGCAGTCCTGAGGCCGACCTTCGGCATATTCAGGACTTGGTGCGTGAGCACGAGGTCGGGCGGGTCCTGATCGGCATGCCCTTCAGGTTGGACGGCGAACTCGGCCCGGCTGCTCGGGCGGTTGCGCAGTTCGTGCGGCAGGTCGAGGCGGCGCTGTCCGTGCCGGTCGTAACATGGGACGAACGAATGACCACGCGTTCGGCGGAAGATCTTTTGATCGCCGCCGATGTCAGCCGGCGCAAGCGCAAGGGCATCGTGGATCGCATTGCAGCCGCGATCCTGCTCCAGAGTTACCTGCGGAGCTTGGACGAGACGACGGGCATCTCCCAGGATTTTGACGGAGAGGCCCCGCTCGACGGTTCCGCATCTTCGAGCGAAGAGCATACGCATGATGCGAACGAAAGCGATCATCGGGCTGTCCGTGGTGGTGTTGCTCCTGACGGGGATTGCGGGCTACCAGATGCTGCGGTGGGCACAGAGCCCCGTCGCTAG
- the alaS gene encoding alanine--tRNA ligase has protein sequence MSHSAKELRQAFIRYFEQHGHRAVPSSPLIPQADPTLLFTNAGMNQFKRVFLGEETRAYNRAVTVQKCLRAGGKHNDLENVGYTRRHHTFFEMLGNFSFGDYFKQDAIRFGWEFLTSVVGLNKDRMWVTIFREDDEADRLWKQMGVSPDRIVRCGEKDNFWQMADTGPCGPCSELHFDQGPSVPGDDRPNGEGDRVIEIWNLVFMQFNRDSAGTLHPLPKPSIDTGMGLERLAAVAQGRFSNYDSDLFTPLLAAIGKRAGVQYGEKEEGDRSMRVIADHLRAITFLMTDGVLPSNEGRGYVLRRILRRAARHGRLLGITEPFLHELTAAVVNEMSGAYSELRAAAGTVAEATRGEEERFIATLDQGLPILNDMLGNVRAAGQTVLPGADVFKLYDTYGFPMDLITEACREQQMKVDEAGFDAAIEEQRNRARKTGGFETEAARPALAELAGRVGTTQFVGYERLETEGVVQALLKGDSLVKQAVEGDDVEIVLDVTPFYAEGGGQVGDQGLLIGTDGRIEIRETTRPVPTLIVHKGVVRAGSVREGDRLQLSVNQGSRQDAARNHTATHLVHAALRDLLGPHVKQYGSLVGPNRLRFDFAHFRPLTARDIDEIEGMVNEQIRLDESVQTEVMGVQDAVAGGALAFFGDKYGEKVRVVRIHDFSKELCGGTHCRRTGEIGVFRIVSESGVAAGVRRIECLTGRGALESLKRLESDVRELSDLLKVVPADIVGRARKLTEQLKDKERELADLKLKMATTSASDAQVREIKGVTVHAQRTDGLDVNGMRGLADQLRDKVRSGVVALGAANDGKVTLLVVVTKDLVGKLKAGELIKSMATEVGGTGGGRPEMAQAGGKNPEGLGTALEKVFGLVEKTLER, from the coding sequence ATGAGCCACAGCGCAAAGGAACTACGGCAGGCATTCATCCGGTATTTCGAGCAGCACGGGCATCGGGCCGTGCCGAGTTCTCCGTTGATCCCGCAGGCGGATCCGACCCTCCTGTTCACCAACGCCGGGATGAATCAATTCAAACGCGTATTTTTGGGTGAAGAGACGCGCGCCTACAATCGGGCGGTGACGGTACAGAAGTGCTTGCGGGCGGGCGGGAAGCACAACGATCTGGAAAACGTCGGGTACACCCGGCGCCACCATACGTTTTTCGAAATGCTGGGCAACTTCTCTTTCGGCGATTACTTCAAGCAGGACGCTATTCGCTTCGGTTGGGAATTTCTCACGTCGGTCGTCGGACTCAACAAGGACCGCATGTGGGTGACGATTTTTCGGGAAGACGACGAGGCGGATCGCTTGTGGAAACAAATGGGCGTCTCGCCGGATCGTATCGTGCGCTGCGGCGAAAAAGATAATTTCTGGCAGATGGCCGATACCGGCCCCTGCGGGCCCTGCTCCGAGCTGCACTTTGATCAAGGGCCGTCGGTTCCCGGGGACGATCGGCCGAACGGCGAGGGCGATCGGGTCATCGAGATTTGGAACCTTGTCTTCATGCAGTTCAATCGCGACAGCGCCGGGACGTTGCACCCTCTTCCCAAGCCCTCGATCGATACGGGCATGGGGTTGGAGCGGCTGGCGGCCGTGGCGCAGGGCCGGTTCAGTAATTACGACAGCGACCTGTTTACGCCGCTGCTCGCAGCCATCGGGAAGCGGGCCGGCGTGCAGTACGGTGAGAAGGAAGAGGGCGACCGGTCGATGCGCGTCATCGCCGATCACCTTCGGGCGATTACCTTCTTGATGACCGACGGGGTCTTGCCGTCCAACGAGGGCCGCGGCTACGTGCTTCGGCGCATTCTCCGCCGAGCGGCCCGGCACGGACGACTCCTCGGAATCACCGAGCCGTTCCTGCACGAGTTGACCGCTGCCGTGGTGAATGAGATGTCGGGCGCCTACAGCGAGTTGCGCGCCGCGGCCGGTACCGTGGCGGAAGCTACGAGGGGAGAGGAAGAGCGGTTCATCGCGACGCTGGATCAGGGCTTGCCCATCTTGAACGACATGCTGGGTAACGTGCGTGCCGCGGGACAAACGGTTCTGCCGGGCGCCGACGTCTTCAAGCTCTATGATACCTACGGCTTTCCGATGGACCTGATTACCGAGGCCTGCCGGGAACAGCAGATGAAGGTAGACGAGGCCGGGTTCGACGCGGCCATCGAGGAACAACGGAACCGAGCCCGCAAGACCGGAGGATTTGAGACGGAGGCGGCACGCCCGGCCCTGGCCGAACTGGCCGGCCGAGTCGGCACCACGCAGTTTGTCGGGTACGAACGGTTGGAAACCGAAGGTGTCGTGCAGGCCCTGCTGAAAGGCGACAGCCTCGTCAAGCAAGCCGTTGAAGGTGATGATGTCGAGATCGTGCTGGACGTCACGCCGTTCTATGCCGAAGGCGGAGGCCAGGTCGGAGACCAAGGGCTACTGATCGGCACCGACGGCCGCATCGAAATTCGGGAAACGACGCGGCCCGTGCCGACCTTGATCGTGCACAAGGGCGTCGTGCGCGCCGGTTCGGTTCGGGAAGGGGACCGATTGCAACTGTCGGTCAACCAGGGATCCAGACAGGATGCGGCCCGGAACCACACGGCGACTCACCTCGTCCATGCGGCATTGCGCGATCTGTTGGGGCCGCACGTGAAACAGTATGGATCGCTGGTCGGCCCCAATCGCTTGCGGTTCGATTTCGCCCATTTTCGCCCCTTGACCGCACGGGATATCGATGAAATCGAAGGGATGGTGAACGAGCAGATTCGGCTCGACGAGTCCGTGCAGACCGAAGTGATGGGGGTGCAGGACGCGGTAGCCGGCGGCGCGTTGGCATTTTTCGGTGACAAATACGGGGAAAAGGTTCGGGTGGTCCGGATCCACGATTTCAGCAAGGAACTCTGCGGCGGCACGCATTGCCGGCGCACCGGCGAGATCGGCGTGTTTCGCATCGTCTCGGAGTCCGGAGTGGCTGCCGGCGTGCGCCGGATCGAGTGCCTTACCGGAAGGGGCGCATTGGAATCTCTCAAACGGCTGGAGTCGGATGTGCGTGAACTGTCCGATCTTCTGAAGGTCGTGCCTGCCGATATCGTGGGCCGAGCCCGCAAATTGACGGAGCAGCTCAAGGACAAAGAACGAGAACTCGCGGATCTCAAACTTAAAATGGCCACTACTTCCGCGAGTGATGCGCAGGTGCGGGAGATCAAAGGGGTCACCGTACATGCTCAGCGAACCGATGGGTTGGACGTCAACGGCATGCGAGGCCTGGCCGATCAACTACGGGATAAGGTGCGAAGCGGAGTCGTGGCCCTGGGAGCTGCCAACGACGGCAAGGTTACATTGCTGGTGGTGGTCACCAAGGATCTTGTCGGCAAACTAAAGGCCGGCGAGTTGATCAAGTCCATGGCGACCGAGGTCGGGGGCACCGGGGGCGGGCGTCCGGAAATGGCACAGGCGGGCGGAAAAAACCCCGAAGGACTGGGCACGGCCTTGGAAAAGGTGTTTGGACTGGTCGAGAAGACACTGGAGCGGTAA
- a CDS encoding regulatory protein RecX, with translation MARPRRTGHSREADRDYLAIAVRALARSDKTVAQIERALQAKGASEAQCRAVVRELERRGYLNDEAFAVRWAERALSRRPMGAQRLTAELLNRGFDESTVDRAVRRAFHGRSEEELACRALEGRVRSTPNQLIRFLRQRGFDDDTIHDVTQINLDTGSEE, from the coding sequence ATGGCGAGACCTCGGAGGACCGGGCACTCACGCGAAGCCGACCGGGACTATCTTGCCATTGCGGTGCGGGCGCTAGCGCGAAGCGATAAGACGGTCGCGCAGATCGAGCGGGCGTTGCAGGCAAAGGGCGCGTCCGAAGCCCAATGCCGCGCGGTCGTGCGGGAGTTGGAGCGGCGGGGGTATCTGAACGATGAGGCCTTCGCGGTCCGTTGGGCCGAGCGCGCGCTCTCACGCCGACCGATGGGGGCCCAGCGCCTGACGGCGGAGTTACTCAACCGAGGCTTCGATGAATCGACCGTAGATCGAGCCGTCCGCCGAGCGTTTCATGGGCGATCGGAAGAAGAATTGGCGTGCCGCGCCTTGGAAGGGCGGGTCCGGTCAACCCCGAACCAGTTGATCCGATTCCTTCGGCAGCGCGGATTCGACGATGACACCATTCATGATGTGACGCAGATCAACCTGGACACGGGATCAGAGGAATGA